From the genome of Solibacillus sp. FSL H8-0538:
TACCGAGGGGGTATAACAGGCCATGAATTCTCAAAAAAAATCGTTTAACTTACGAAATAAATTAGTATTATTTGTTGGAGTTTTAGCACTTGTTACATATACAACTAGTTTTGTGTGCATCGAATTTATTCAACCAATGTTCTTTGAGACGGTAGACCGTAAATTATTCGAGTTGATTACATATGGCCTTGGGATTTTTTGGTCCGGATTGTTAGCAGGAATTTTCAGCATTATTATTGTACGTCCATTACAGCGTTTAGAGGAAACGGCAACACGTGTGGCAGAGGGGAAAATTGGGAAAGACGTGGAAATGCCAAGAACGCATGACGAAATTCGTTCCGTTGCAATAGCGTTTCAGTTAATGGTGACCAACTTGCGTAAAATGGTAGATAGCATTGAGGATAATTTCAAAACGACAAATGCTACAGTTATAGAGCTTTCAGATCAAACGGGATCTGCTGCGAAAAAAGCGGATCAAATTGCGCATAATGTGGGCCATATTTCTTCAGGTGCGGAGGCGTCCGCAATAGCTGTCCAAGAAACAGCAGAGGCGATTGAAGATGTACGCGAGCTTGCTTCTGAAGTAAATGAAAAAGCAGTCAATTCAGCAGCAAAATCAAAGGTCATTATTAGCAATTTATTGAACACAACAGGTGCAATTCAAAGTTTAGTTGATAGCATCCGTCAAATTGCGGACGGTAATGAAACAGCACTGGAAAATATTCATGAACTAGAGAAAAATGCACAGCAGGTTGAGCGCATTATTAGTCTTGTTGGTGATATTGCTGCGCAAACGAATTTACTTGCATTAAATGCATCCATTGAAGCCGCACGTGCAGGCGAGCATGGCAAGGGATTTGCGGTTGTAGCAGAAGAAGTGCGCGGCTTGGCAGATGAGAGTGCAAAGGCAGTACAAGGCATTACAACATTAATTCAAACAATGCAAAATAACGTAGAACTTGTTGTGAGACAAATGAATGAGCAGGTGGCATTCGCTGTTAAGGAGTCAACGCGTGTATCAGAAACGACGTCCGCTGTAGAGGGTATGTCAAAAAGTGTTTATGAAATGGCAGATGACGTTATTGGTATTTCGAAGCTTATAGAAAAACAAATG
Proteins encoded in this window:
- a CDS encoding methyl-accepting chemotaxis protein, whose protein sequence is MNSQKKSFNLRNKLVLFVGVLALVTYTTSFVCIEFIQPMFFETVDRKLFELITYGLGIFWSGLLAGIFSIIIVRPLQRLEETATRVAEGKIGKDVEMPRTHDEIRSVAIAFQLMVTNLRKMVDSIEDNFKTTNATVIELSDQTGSAAKKADQIAHNVGHISSGAEASAIAVQETAEAIEDVRELASEVNEKAVNSAAKSKVIISNLLNTTGAIQSLVDSIRQIADGNETALENIHELEKNAQQVERIISLVGDIAAQTNLLALNASIEAARAGEHGKGFAVVAEEVRGLADESAKAVQGITTLIQTMQNNVELVVRQMNEQVAFAVKESTRVSETTSAVEGMSKSVYEMADDVIGISKLIEKQMHNIEKTARQSQEVAAIAEQTSASAQEVRSATEEQAFAIEKVENLSLDLKRQSEDLYKVIQQFDRSK